TGTTCCGATCTGTTAACGAAACAAACGGAATCCGTATGAACGCCTGACCATCCACCGCAGCGTGCGCGCTGCGCCATGACCGCCCAGCAGGGGGAGAGCCGGATTTCCGGTTTCTCCCCCTCAGGCGTTCCCGTCAGATCACGGCGCCGCTCAGGGCGACGGGCAGGGCTCGCCGCGCGTGATCGTCGTCGATGTCCGCACCACCGAGTAATCCCCGGTCTGCGGGCTGAACTGCACGTACTCCCGCTGCCAGCGGCACGACAGGCGACCCTCCCACGAGCGGTTCGTGGCGATGATGTGCCACTCCGTCCAGAAACTGTCGGTCATGGGGGTCACAGTGCCGCCCAGCACGGCGCCGCCCGATCCGGCTGCGCCCGCCGACAGCCCACCCATGCCCATGCCAAGCACACCCACCAGTAACAGTCCCGTCAGTCCTTTCTTCATGGCTTCCCCCCGCAGGTCACGCACCTGCACGCGAACATCCCGGCGAACCGGAACGCCTGAAAACAGCGACTTCACCCTCAATGCCTTCAATTGTGATTGGAACGCCCGCAGTGTAGGGGGCTGCCCGCAGCCGTTCAAGCGACCGTTCAAACGACACTGCTCCCGGAAGGATGCCAGCAGCAGCGGGGGCCTCGCCCGCGTGGTGCGGCGAGGCCCCTGCCGGGTGCAGCGGGTTACTCGGTCCCGACGGCGTGTCCGTCGTCGCGTTGCTCCAGTCGGAAACCGTGCGGCAGGAAGTCCCGGACGTAGCCGCTGATGATGTCGCCGTGCTGGTTCACGCACACCACGCGGGCGTCCGGCGCGAACTCGAACAGCACCTGGCGGCACGCGCCGCAGGGACTGGCGGGCGGCGTGGCTTCCGAGTACACGACGATGTCGGCGAAGTCGCGTTCTCCGGCGGTCGCCATGGCCTGCACGGCGCTCTGCTCGGCGCAGCGGCCCAGGCCGTAGCTGGCGTTCTCGACGTTCGCGCCGAAGTACACCTGTCCGCCTGTGGTGCGCAGGGCGGCGCCCACGTGAAAGCGGCTGTACGGCGCGTACGCCTGCCTGAACGCGACTTTCGCGCCTTCCAGCAGTTGCGGGTCGGGGGTGAGGTTCAGGGCGTTGCTGTTGGTGGGCATCTGGTGGGGGTCACTCATGGGGTTCTTCCTCGGGGTCCAGGGGGTCGTGGTGGGGGGCGCGTTCCACGCGGACGCGGGTGACTCGGCGCTGGTCGGCGTCCTCGACGGTGAACGCCCAGCCTTCATGCACGAAGCTCTGGCCGGTTTCGGGAATGTCGCCGAAGTGGTTGGTCATGAAGCCGCTGAGCGTGTCGAATTCGCCTTCCTCGTCTTCGAGGTTGCTGCTCAGGTACTCCTCGACCTCGCCGACGGTCAGGCTGGCGTCCATCAGGTACACGCCCTCGCTGATGACCTCGATCAGCGGGAGTTCGTCCTCGTCGGTCTCGTCGTAGATTTCACCGACGATCTCCTCGAGCGCGTCTTCCAGCGTGACGAGGCCGGTCGTGCCGCCGAACTCGTCTACGACGATGCTCATGTGGCTTTTCTTGTCGCGCATCTTGGCGAGCAGGTCCTTGATCTTCATGCCTTCGGGCACGAA
The genomic region above belongs to Deinococcus seoulensis and contains:
- the cdd gene encoding cytidine deaminase, which codes for MSDPHQMPTNSNALNLTPDPQLLEGAKVAFRQAYAPYSRFHVGAALRTTGGQVYFGANVENASYGLGRCAEQSAVQAMATAGERDFADIVVYSEATPPASPCGACRQVLFEFAPDARVVCVNQHGDIISGYVRDFLPHGFRLEQRDDGHAVGTE